One Helicobacter pylori NCTC 11637 = CCUG 17874 = ATCC 43504 = JCM 12093 genomic window, GGATTGAAAACAACATGAATAACGCTTCTGCAAAAGAAAAGCTTGACTTTTACACTAAAATTACGGGAAAAGTCTCAAACCATAACAAATACAGAAATTTAGAATGGGATAAACCATCGCCAACCTTAGTGGCGCATTTGCAAAAAGATGGTTTTATGTTTATACACCCAGAAGCTAATCAAAGCCGCTCTATCACCATAAGAGAAGCAGCAATCTTGCAGACTTTCCCTAATGATTTTGAATTTATCGGATCGCAAGCGGCTTGTTTTAAAATGATAGGCAATGCAGTGCCAGTTAATTTTGCTAAAAATATAGCCCTAGCAGTGGCAAAGGTTTTAGATGAAAAAAACTAATATAAATATTTTAGTAGCTTGTGAAGAAAGCCAAAGGGTGTGCAATGAATTTAGAAAGCTTGGTTTCAACGCTTATAGTTGTGATCTATTAGAGTGTAGTGGCGGGCATCCTGAGTGGCATTTTAATTGCGATGTTTTTGAAGTGATTGGAAATAAAGGCGGTGTTTTGCAAAATGGCAAACATGTAAAAGTTTCGCAATGGGATATGATGATAGCGCACCCGCCTTGCACTTTTTTAGCTGTTAGTGGAGCGAAGTGGTATTACCACCCTAGAGATAAAGATTTGCCCATAGAACAAAAAAGACCCCATCCCAAATTCCCCAACCGCACAAAAGACAGAGAGGAAGCTTCAAAATTCTTTATGGATTTAGTGGAAGCAAAAATCCCTTATATTGCAATAGAAAACCCCATTGGCATAATGAATACAAGATACAAAAAGCCCGATCAAATAGTCCAACCTTACCACTTTGGCGATAGTGCATCAAAAAAGACTTGTTTGTGGCTTAAAAACTTACCACCCTTAAAATACACAAACATCGTTGATCCTGGCGAGTTTATAGAATTTAAAAGCGGTAAAAAAATAGCAAAATGGTATAGCGATGGACTGACTAAAACAAAATCAGCCAAAGAGCGTCAAATTTGGAGGAGTAAAACATTTCCAGGATTTGCAAAGGCGATGGCAGAGCAGTGGGGGGAGTTTGTAAAAAATGAGATGTTTAAAAAGGTGAAAAATGAAAGTTTATTTGAGGAAAATTGATAATCAATGCATTAACAAACAAATCAGTATTACAAGAGATATTTTAGAGCATTTTTTTGATAACGCCAACAACCAAGACGAAGTAGATATGAGGGGTATCTTATCTAACTATAACGATAAAGTTAGCATCCTCTTAGCAACAGATCCTAGACTTGGTGGAGGAATTAAGAGAATCATTAATGCAGAAACTGATAAAATAAAAGAAACCCGATTGGATTATGAGTTAAAAATTGATGATATTCTGCTTTTTACTTATATATCTTATAAAAAATACACATTAGAAATCATTTTACCCACTGATACAAGATACAATGTTTTAAATGGCTTAATCAGTAATAGCAAGCATTTATTGGTTTTTGGTGAGAATGAAACGAGTCTTTTAGATGATGGTAAAATAGATGAAAGCGTTAGAATAGATGGGGGAAAAAATATCATCCTTTATGGTGTTCCTGGTAGTGGCAAAAGTTATACTTTACAAAGAGATTATTGCAATGATAATAGTGTGGTAGAAAAGATAGTGTTCCATCCTGATTATTCTTATAGTGATTTTGTGGGACAGATTATGCCAAGCGTGAATGATGGCGGTATCGTTAGTTATAAATTTAATCCTGGACCTTTTACAAACATCCTAAAAAAAGCGTATCATAACCCACAAACTAAGCATGTCCTAGTGATTGATGAAATCAATCGTGGTAATGCGCCTGCCATATTTGGAGAAATTTTTCAACTTCTTGATAGGCTTAAACATGACAAAGGTGGCTTTAAAAAAGGCTCTAGTGAGTATGCTATCAATAATATGGATATTGCAAATATTGTCCATAACGATAAAAATGCAAGTATAAGAATCCCATCAAATTTATGGATAATCGCTACAATGAATACGAGCGATCAAAATGTATTCACACTAGATACTGCTTTTCAGCGTAGATTTGCTATGCAACTCATTGAGAATTCCTTTGAAAATGTTGATAATGGTTTTAAAAATATGAAAATTTTAGACACTGATATTACTTGGCAAAAATTTTGCACCACCATCAATGAAAAAATAGCTCAAAACAACGAGGGGCTGAGTTCTATGGAGGATAAGCGGTTTGGCGTTTATTTTGTGAATATTGATGATCTAAAGAGCAAAGAAAATTTTGCACATAAAGTCATCAAATACCTTTGGGACGATGTCTTTAAATTTGATAGAAATATCATATTTGATACTACAAAATTTAATACGCTTGAAGCTGTTGTGAAGAATTTTACCAAAGAAAAAGGCAGAACCCAATTTGATATTTTTAGCGATGGTGTGAAAGAACTTTTATTTGATGTTTGATTTAAAAAAGTGCTGTTTTACAGACAATAAATTGAACGACAATTTTGTAGGCATTAGAAGTATCAATAATGATTTACAAATTTGTTTCCCATTAGGATTTGATATAAGCGATGATAAAAACATTAGAGCAGATATAAAAAATCTTATTTCTATTCTTTTAGAATATAATAAAACAATTGTATGTGAAAATTTGTTAAATAATAAAAATGGGATTATAAGATCAAATTTTCCACTCACAGCGTATAAAAATGTCATAGAATATTTTTTATCGCATGGTTATTATACAGAAAATAAAAGTTATTATGAAAATAGTGCAAAAGGTAAAATAAATTTTTCCAAAACGATTAAGAAAAACAGACCTATTATTCAAACTTTTAACAATAAAAACTCTTGTGTCTATACTCGTTTTCAAGTTAAAAGGAAAATGGTAAATGAAAATGAATTGATAACAGCGATAAACAAATATTGTGTGCATGAAGCGTTTTCTAAATTTGGTTTTGTGTTTAGCTCGTTTATGCCACCAATATTCAAACTACCTGCTGATAAAAATTATTGCATTTATCTGCTTGAAAACAGGTTAAACAGCACATTTAATGATGACAGGAAAATCCTTTTTCAATCTATGAAAAATATTCTTTTACAAGATGATAATACTTTGGATAAGACTGATTTTAAATTTGGAACATATAATTTTTATGTTATTTGGGAAAGAATGATAGACAAGGCATTTGGTATAAAAAATAAAGAAGTTTATTTTCCTAAAACAAAATGGAATTTGCGGTGCTCCGATCAAAAACCTGATTATTTATTGCAACCAGATAGCATCATGCTGTTTGACGATAGAATTTACATATTAGATGCAAAATATTATAAATATGGTATAAGTGGGGTTGCAAGCGATTTACCCAGTAGTGCATCCATCATAAAACAGATTGTTTATGGTGAATATGTGGCAAAACTAGAAACAAAAAAAGAGATTCACAATATCTTTTTAATGC contains:
- a CDS encoding LlaJI family restriction endonuclease, which codes for MFDLKKCCFTDNKLNDNFVGIRSINNDLQICFPLGFDISDDKNIRADIKNLISILLEYNKTIVCENLLNNKNGIIRSNFPLTAYKNVIEYFLSHGYYTENKSYYENSAKGKINFSKTIKKNRPIIQTFNNKNSCVYTRFQVKRKMVNENELITAINKYCVHEAFSKFGFVFSSFMPPIFKLPADKNYCIYLLENRLNSTFNDDRKILFQSMKNILLQDDNTLDKTDFKFGTYNFYVIWERMIDKAFGIKNKEVYFPKTKWNLRCSDQKPDYLLQPDSIMLFDDRIYILDAKYYKYGISGVASDLPSSASIIKQIVYGEYVAKLETKKEIHNIFLMPFNRFNNPLKLSNIFENIGFANGEWRGNLKQYENIQGILMDTKFLMQNYNKKSNDLLKLLAKNVEETKI
- a CDS encoding McrB family protein, producing the protein MKVYLRKIDNQCINKQISITRDILEHFFDNANNQDEVDMRGILSNYNDKVSILLATDPRLGGGIKRIINAETDKIKETRLDYELKIDDILLFTYISYKKYTLEIILPTDTRYNVLNGLISNSKHLLVFGENETSLLDDGKIDESVRIDGGKNIILYGVPGSGKSYTLQRDYCNDNSVVEKIVFHPDYSYSDFVGQIMPSVNDGGIVSYKFNPGPFTNILKKAYHNPQTKHVLVIDEINRGNAPAIFGEIFQLLDRLKHDKGGFKKGSSEYAINNMDIANIVHNDKNASIRIPSNLWIIATMNTSDQNVFTLDTAFQRRFAMQLIENSFENVDNGFKNMKILDTDITWQKFCTTINEKIAQNNEGLSSMEDKRFGVYFVNIDDLKSKENFAHKVIKYLWDDVFKFDRNIIFDTTKFNTLEAVVKNFTKEKGRTQFDIFSDGVKELLFDV